The following coding sequences are from one Devosia neptuniae window:
- a CDS encoding ABC transporter ATP-binding protein, producing the protein MNPQRPETAAASAPANGWAIELEQINKRFGAVHANKDIDLSIARGTIHGIVGENGAGKSTLMSILYGFYTADSGTIRVNGQVQAITDSSHALSLGIGMVHQHFMLVDNFSVLENIVLGAEDSGFLKPSLDRARKELDRLEQEYDLEVDPDAIIEDISVGQQQRVEILKALYRGAETLILDEPTGVLTPKEADDLFRVLRTLREQGKTVILITHKLREIMAITDTVSVMRQGQMVATVKTSETSPEQLAELMVGRRVLLRVEKGEAKPGQTLLEVQNLVVKDDMGITRVKDVSFSVRAGEIVGIAGVSGNGQSELLEAVSGMRDQKSGNVILNGNALSLKGDDGAARARAAGLAHVPEDRQRMGLVTNFSEWENAILGYQNSPDYGQGPFLDIGAAKKRAAEHVKLFDVRPANINLKTSLFSGGNQQKIVLAREMERDPDVLVIGQPTRGVDIGAIEFIHNEIIKMRDEGKAILLVSVELDEIRSLADRIIVMFDGVIVGEADPATATEGELGLMMAGINNKEAATQ; encoded by the coding sequence ATGAACCCGCAGCGGCCGGAAACGGCCGCTGCATCGGCGCCGGCCAATGGCTGGGCGATCGAGCTTGAGCAGATCAACAAGCGATTTGGCGCGGTTCACGCCAATAAGGACATCGATCTATCCATCGCCCGCGGCACCATCCACGGCATTGTAGGCGAGAACGGCGCCGGCAAGTCGACGCTCATGTCCATCCTCTATGGCTTCTACACCGCCGATAGCGGCACCATTCGCGTCAATGGACAGGTGCAGGCCATCACCGACAGCAGTCATGCTTTGTCGCTGGGCATCGGCATGGTGCATCAGCATTTCATGCTGGTTGATAATTTCTCCGTCCTCGAAAACATCGTGCTCGGTGCCGAGGATTCCGGTTTCCTCAAGCCAAGCCTGGATCGCGCCCGCAAGGAGCTGGATCGGCTGGAGCAGGAATACGACCTCGAGGTCGATCCCGACGCTATCATCGAGGATATCTCGGTGGGCCAGCAGCAGCGCGTCGAAATCCTCAAGGCCCTTTATCGCGGCGCCGAAACGCTGATCCTGGACGAACCCACGGGCGTGCTCACGCCCAAGGAAGCCGACGATCTGTTCCGCGTGCTCCGCACCCTGCGCGAACAGGGCAAGACGGTGATCCTGATCACCCACAAGCTGCGCGAAATCATGGCCATCACCGATACCGTTTCGGTCATGCGCCAGGGCCAGATGGTCGCCACCGTCAAGACCAGCGAAACCAGCCCCGAGCAATTGGCCGAACTCATGGTCGGCCGCCGCGTGCTGCTGCGCGTCGAAAAGGGCGAGGCCAAGCCCGGCCAGACCCTGCTCGAAGTGCAGAACCTGGTCGTCAAGGACGATATGGGCATTACCCGCGTCAAGGATGTCAGCTTCTCCGTCCGCGCCGGCGAAATCGTCGGCATTGCCGGCGTTTCCGGCAATGGCCAGTCCGAACTGCTAGAAGCCGTCTCGGGCATGCGCGACCAGAAATCGGGTAACGTTATCCTCAATGGCAATGCCCTCTCGCTCAAGGGCGATGACGGCGCCGCCCGCGCCCGTGCCGCCGGCCTCGCGCACGTCCCCGAGGATCGTCAGCGCATGGGGCTGGTCACCAATTTTTCCGAATGGGAAAATGCCATTCTAGGCTACCAGAACAGTCCCGATTACGGGCAGGGGCCTTTCCTTGACATCGGCGCTGCCAAAAAGCGCGCCGCCGAACACGTCAAACTGTTCGACGTCCGCCCCGCCAATATCAATCTCAAGACTTCGCTTTTCTCCGGCGGCAACCAGCAAAAGATCGTGCTGGCCCGCGAGATGGAGCGCGACCCCGACGTGCTGGTCATCGGCCAGCCCACCCGCGGCGTTGATATCGGCGCCATCGAATTCATCCATAACGAAATCATCAAGATGCGCGACGAGGGCAAGGCCATCCTGCTCGTCTCGGTCGAACTCGATGAAATTCGCTCCCTGGCCGATCGCATCATCGTCATGTTCGACGGCGTCATCGTGGGTGAAGCCGATCCCGCCACCGCCACCGAAGGCGAACTCGGCCTGATGATGGCCGGCATCAACAATAAAGAAGCGGCAACACAATGA
- a CDS encoding BMP family lipoprotein — protein sequence MKFNMFTKALAGGVALSAMLTGAALADPAVIYDLGGKFDKSFNEAAYNGAEEWKKETGGSFLDLELQNDAQREQALRRFAGQGANPIVMAGFSWTAALTAVATEFPDTNFVVIDTVVDAPNVQSIIFDEHTGSYLVGVLAALKSETGTVGFVGGMDVPLIHKFYCGYAQGAKAANPDIKLIENYTGTTPAAWNDPVTAGELAKAGVDAGADVIFAAAGGSGLGVLQAMKDAGKFSIGVDSNQNYLQPGSVLTSMVKRVDVAVKNALTEAADDATFKPGLTVLGLAQDGVGYAVDDNNKALLTPEMIAAAEDYKAKIIAGEIEVHDYTTDSTCPL from the coding sequence ATGAAATTCAACATGTTCACCAAGGCCCTTGCAGGCGGTGTCGCGCTGAGCGCCATGCTGACCGGCGCGGCGCTGGCCGATCCGGCCGTGATCTACGATCTGGGCGGCAAGTTCGACAAGTCGTTCAACGAAGCCGCCTATAACGGCGCCGAAGAATGGAAGAAGGAAACCGGTGGTTCCTTCCTGGATCTGGAATTGCAGAACGATGCCCAGCGCGAACAGGCCCTACGCCGTTTCGCCGGCCAGGGTGCCAATCCCATCGTCATGGCCGGCTTCTCCTGGACTGCCGCGCTCACCGCTGTCGCCACTGAATTCCCCGACACCAATTTCGTCGTGATCGACACCGTCGTCGATGCGCCCAATGTGCAGTCGATCATTTTTGACGAACACACCGGTTCCTACCTGGTTGGCGTGCTCGCCGCCCTCAAGTCGGAAACCGGCACCGTTGGTTTTGTCGGCGGCATGGACGTTCCGCTGATCCACAAATTCTATTGTGGCTATGCCCAGGGCGCCAAGGCGGCTAATCCCGACATCAAGCTGATCGAAAACTACACCGGCACCACTCCCGCTGCCTGGAATGACCCCGTCACCGCCGGTGAATTGGCCAAGGCAGGCGTTGATGCCGGCGCCGACGTGATCTTCGCCGCCGCTGGCGGTTCGGGTCTGGGCGTGCTGCAGGCGATGAAGGACGCCGGCAAGTTCTCCATCGGTGTTGATTCCAACCAGAACTATCTGCAGCCCGGCTCGGTGCTGACCTCCATGGTCAAGCGCGTCGACGTTGCGGTCAAGAACGCGCTGACCGAAGCGGCAGACGATGCCACCTTCAAGCCCGGCCTCACGGTTCTGGGCCTGGCCCAGGATGGTGTCGGCTATGCCGTCGATGACAATAACAAGGCCCTGCTGACCCCAGAAATGATCGCCGCCGCCGAAGACTACAAGGCCAAGATCATCGCTGGTGAGATCGAGGTCCACGACTACACCACCGACTCGACCTGCCCGCTCTAA
- a CDS encoding CoxG family protein, with product MDFGGHYIIAAPRQEVWEALNDTAMLKAAIPGCHKIEWSSEKTLDLEIKVNLGVIHPVFKGGLTLSNILPSKSYTLTGKGKGGLLGLAEGAADIVLSDAGEQTDLVFTAQGGASGQIMKLGKAIIGNSAQKVIDGFFERFGAAMGAKVTPLPTH from the coding sequence ATGGATTTTGGCGGCCACTATATCATCGCCGCGCCCCGGCAAGAAGTCTGGGAAGCGCTCAACGACACCGCCATGCTCAAGGCCGCCATTCCCGGCTGCCACAAGATCGAATGGTCGAGCGAGAAGACCCTCGATCTCGAGATCAAGGTCAATCTCGGCGTCATCCACCCCGTGTTCAAGGGCGGGCTGACCCTGTCCAATATCCTGCCGTCCAAAAGCTACACCCTCACCGGCAAGGGCAAGGGGGGCCTGCTCGGCCTCGCCGAAGGGGCCGCCGACATCGTGCTGAGCGATGCGGGCGAGCAAACCGACCTGGTGTTCACCGCCCAGGGCGGCGCCTCCGGCCAGATCATGAAACTGGGCAAGGCCATTATCGGCAATTCCGCCCAGAAGGTCATCGACGGCTTCTTCGAACGCTTCGGCGCCGCCATGGGCGCCAAGGTCACGCCACTGCCGACGCACTAG
- a CDS encoding cell surface protein has protein sequence MANEVTSAPAATLTEKPLQYLDKAVNAIRDLGIWPEQQGEQPINGLLSQITELDETRVVLIGRTLSQASAFNEVVREQIAAMKIGERYEEITKGFDSIRDDAKGMVDQLADNKIDLLERASNVWMKVSRGDIAQRFNKIRDVYLDVTKDTKDQIDREQTILEAYRDFRGALKQSEVMALEVLGTAEKRLEEKKNILQTASSAVAAYAGTAPADRARLEMDRDEKLREMQNEEKRYQIAKDLSDNLTISYNTSEVVMARLMQTTNAKERVYQQSISFFSTNETVLTALSASFTGMFGLHESTETLNAMKEGMSKSLETLSEIGDKVQEEAVKAGYGPTVRADAVKKLVDSVVNFQEKSRTIINEMRIASTKNSAEIRDAVEDGKRRLAALAADGNALLLETKN, from the coding sequence ATGGCCAACGAAGTCACATCAGCACCAGCAGCCACTCTAACTGAGAAGCCGCTGCAGTATCTGGATAAGGCGGTCAATGCGATCCGCGACCTGGGCATCTGGCCCGAGCAGCAGGGCGAGCAGCCGATCAACGGCCTATTGAGCCAGATCACCGAACTGGATGAAACACGCGTCGTGCTGATCGGCCGCACGCTGAGCCAGGCCAGCGCCTTTAACGAGGTGGTGCGCGAGCAGATCGCCGCCATGAAGATCGGCGAGCGCTATGAAGAGATCACCAAGGGGTTCGATTCCATCCGCGACGATGCCAAGGGCATGGTCGACCAGCTGGCCGACAACAAGATCGACCTGCTGGAGCGCGCCTCCAATGTATGGATGAAGGTCAGCCGCGGCGATATCGCCCAGCGCTTCAACAAGATTCGCGATGTCTATCTCGACGTCACCAAGGACACCAAGGACCAGATCGACCGCGAGCAGACCATTCTCGAGGCCTATCGCGATTTCCGCGGCGCGCTCAAGCAATCCGAAGTGATGGCGCTTGAAGTGCTGGGCACCGCCGAAAAGCGGCTCGAAGAGAAGAAGAATATCCTACAGACCGCGTCCTCGGCGGTTGCCGCCTATGCCGGCACGGCTCCGGCCGATCGGGCACGGCTCGAAATGGATCGCGACGAGAAGCTCCGCGAGATGCAGAACGAGGAAAAGCGCTACCAGATCGCCAAGGACCTCTCGGACAATCTGACCATTTCCTACAATACGTCCGAAGTGGTGATGGCGCGGCTGATGCAGACGACCAATGCCAAGGAACGCGTCTACCAGCAGTCGATCAGCTTCTTCTCGACCAATGAGACCGTGCTGACCGCGCTCAGTGCCTCGTTCACCGGCATGTTCGGGCTGCATGAATCGACCGAGACGCTCAATGCCATGAAAGAGGGAATGAGCAAGAGCCTCGAGACCCTTTCCGAGATTGGCGACAAGGTGCAGGAAGAGGCCGTCAAGGCCGGCTATGGCCCCACCGTGCGCGCCGATGCAGTCAAGAAGCTGGTGGATTCGGTAGTCAATTTCCAGGAAAAGAGCCGCACCATCATCAACGAGATGCGGATCGCCTCGACCAAGAATTCGGCCGAAATTCGCGATGCGGTGGAAGATGGCAAGCGGCGCCTGGCGGCTTTGGCGGCCGATGGCAATGCCCTGCTGCTCGAAACCAAGAACTGA